In the Carassius gibelio isolate Cgi1373 ecotype wild population from Czech Republic chromosome B24, carGib1.2-hapl.c, whole genome shotgun sequence genome, one interval contains:
- the LOC128013295 gene encoding hepatocyte nuclear factor 4-gamma-like isoform X1, which yields MKFSPTPLPKSLLDMDVANYCEGLDPTYSTLGFENSEVLYCGENMPTEPDISQGENGVSSNCAICGDKATGKHYGASSCDGCKGFFRRSIRKSHVYSCRFNRQCVVDKDKRNQCRFCRLHKCFRAGMKKEAVQNERDRISSRRTMQDSHDLPPITALAHAEALSQQQISPMGPADVSEKKSATISDVCESMKQQLLVLVEWAKYIPAFGELPLDDQVSLLRAHAGEHLLLGVAKRSMPYKDLLLLGNGCVVHRNCPEPEISRVSNRVLDELVLPFQDIQIDDNEYAALKAIVFFDPDAKSLRDPSKIKAMRYQVQMSLEDYINDRQYDSRGRFGELLLLLPTLQSITWQMIEQLQFIKLFGLAKIDNLLQEMLLGGLTTEQPHLHHNGHPQIPIMGQTLVISSIPGPAHSQQMASPDTPIPSPTSVQEVYKPPGSPNLLLLPQPMPNRPSPEHPL from the exons ATGAAGTTTTCACCTACTCCTCTTCCTAAATCCTTGTTGGACATGGATGTAGCCAATTACTGCGAGGGCCTGGACCCTACCTATAGCACATTGGGCTTTGAGAACTCAGAAGTGCTTTATTGTGGTG AAAACATGCCGACAGAGCCAGACATCAGTCAAGGAGAAAATGGCGTGAGCTCCAACTGCGCAATCTGTGGCGATAAAGCCACAGGTAAACATTATGGTGCCTCCAGCTGTGATGGCTGCAAAGGATTCTTCCGCCGGAGCATCCGGAAAAGTCATGTCTACTCTTGCAG GTTTAACCGTCAGTGTGTTGTTGATAAAGACAAAAGGAATCAGTGCCGTTTCTGCAGACTTCACAAATGCTTTCGAGCTGGAATGAAGAAAGAAG CTGTGCAAAATGAACGGGACCGTATCAGCTCGAGGAGGACCATGCAAGACTCCCATGACCTGCCGCCAATCACTGCCCTGGCTCACGCTGAAGCTCTCTCGCAGCAG CAGATCAGCCCAATGGGCCCTGCTGATGTTTCAGAGAAAAAATCAGCCACTATCAGTGACGTCTGTGAATCTATGAAGCAACAGCTGCTTGTTCTGGTAGAGTGGGCTAAATACATCCCAGCCTTCGGCGAATTGCCACTTGATGACCAG GTTAGTTTATTAAGAGCTCATGCCGGAGAGCATCTTCTGCTCGGTGTGGCTAAAAGGTCAATGCCATACAAAGATCTCTTGCTTCTAG GAAATGGGTGCGTTGTCCATCGAAACTGCCCAGAGCCAGAAATCAGTCGCGTATCTAACCGAGTCTTGGATGAACTGGTTCTACCCTTCCAGGACATCCAAATTGATGACAATGAATACGCAGCTCTAAAGGCAATTGTGTTCTTCGACCCTG ACGCCAAAAGCTTAAGAGATCCTTCCAAGATCAAGGCAATGCGCTATCAGGTTCAAATGAGTCTGGAAGACTACATTAATGACCGGCAGTATGACTCGCGTGGGCGATTCGGGGAGCTTTTGCTGCTTCTTCCTACTCTGCAAAGCATCACCTGGCAGATGATTGAGCAGCTACAGTTTATCAAGCTTTTCGGTCTCGCCAAGATAGATAACCTGCTGCAGGAGATGCTTCTTGGGG gTCTAACCACGGAGCAACCTCATTTACATCACAATGGTCACCCTCAGATTCCAATAATGGGACAGACCCTAGTCATTAGCTCCATCCCAGGACCTGCACACTCACAGCAGATGG CATCCCCAGATACCCCCATTCCATCTCCCACTTCAGTACAGGAGGTGTACAAGCCCCCCGGCAGCCCGAATCTCTTGCTCCTGCCACAGCCCATGCCAAACAGACCCTCTCCCGAGCATCCTCTTTGA
- the LOC128013295 gene encoding hepatocyte nuclear factor 4-gamma-like isoform X2, which produces MKFSPTPLPKSLLDMDVANYCEGLDPTYSTLGFENSEVLYCGENMPTEPDISQGENGVSSNCAICGDKATGKHYGASSCDGCKGFFRRSIRKSHVYSCRFNRQCVVDKDKRNQCRFCRLHKCFRAGMKKEAVQNERDRISSRRTMQDSHDLPPITALAHAEALSQQISPMGPADVSEKKSATISDVCESMKQQLLVLVEWAKYIPAFGELPLDDQVSLLRAHAGEHLLLGVAKRSMPYKDLLLLGNGCVVHRNCPEPEISRVSNRVLDELVLPFQDIQIDDNEYAALKAIVFFDPDAKSLRDPSKIKAMRYQVQMSLEDYINDRQYDSRGRFGELLLLLPTLQSITWQMIEQLQFIKLFGLAKIDNLLQEMLLGGLTTEQPHLHHNGHPQIPIMGQTLVISSIPGPAHSQQMASPDTPIPSPTSVQEVYKPPGSPNLLLLPQPMPNRPSPEHPL; this is translated from the exons ATGAAGTTTTCACCTACTCCTCTTCCTAAATCCTTGTTGGACATGGATGTAGCCAATTACTGCGAGGGCCTGGACCCTACCTATAGCACATTGGGCTTTGAGAACTCAGAAGTGCTTTATTGTGGTG AAAACATGCCGACAGAGCCAGACATCAGTCAAGGAGAAAATGGCGTGAGCTCCAACTGCGCAATCTGTGGCGATAAAGCCACAGGTAAACATTATGGTGCCTCCAGCTGTGATGGCTGCAAAGGATTCTTCCGCCGGAGCATCCGGAAAAGTCATGTCTACTCTTGCAG GTTTAACCGTCAGTGTGTTGTTGATAAAGACAAAAGGAATCAGTGCCGTTTCTGCAGACTTCACAAATGCTTTCGAGCTGGAATGAAGAAAGAAG CTGTGCAAAATGAACGGGACCGTATCAGCTCGAGGAGGACCATGCAAGACTCCCATGACCTGCCGCCAATCACTGCCCTGGCTCACGCTGAAGCTCTCTCGCAGCAG ATCAGCCCAATGGGCCCTGCTGATGTTTCAGAGAAAAAATCAGCCACTATCAGTGACGTCTGTGAATCTATGAAGCAACAGCTGCTTGTTCTGGTAGAGTGGGCTAAATACATCCCAGCCTTCGGCGAATTGCCACTTGATGACCAG GTTAGTTTATTAAGAGCTCATGCCGGAGAGCATCTTCTGCTCGGTGTGGCTAAAAGGTCAATGCCATACAAAGATCTCTTGCTTCTAG GAAATGGGTGCGTTGTCCATCGAAACTGCCCAGAGCCAGAAATCAGTCGCGTATCTAACCGAGTCTTGGATGAACTGGTTCTACCCTTCCAGGACATCCAAATTGATGACAATGAATACGCAGCTCTAAAGGCAATTGTGTTCTTCGACCCTG ACGCCAAAAGCTTAAGAGATCCTTCCAAGATCAAGGCAATGCGCTATCAGGTTCAAATGAGTCTGGAAGACTACATTAATGACCGGCAGTATGACTCGCGTGGGCGATTCGGGGAGCTTTTGCTGCTTCTTCCTACTCTGCAAAGCATCACCTGGCAGATGATTGAGCAGCTACAGTTTATCAAGCTTTTCGGTCTCGCCAAGATAGATAACCTGCTGCAGGAGATGCTTCTTGGGG gTCTAACCACGGAGCAACCTCATTTACATCACAATGGTCACCCTCAGATTCCAATAATGGGACAGACCCTAGTCATTAGCTCCATCCCAGGACCTGCACACTCACAGCAGATGG CATCCCCAGATACCCCCATTCCATCTCCCACTTCAGTACAGGAGGTGTACAAGCCCCCCGGCAGCCCGAATCTCTTGCTCCTGCCACAGCCCATGCCAAACAGACCCTCTCCCGAGCATCCTCTTTGA
- the LOC128013296 gene encoding probable G-protein coupled receptor 141 has product MAMNTTVGNITSPAVTSNPTSVSTLASEHFTKPFRVTLIIIYTAVLLVGITGLTVMISLLKTNIRSLTTIAFLNLMVAHFLFLFTVPFRIYYYASKEWHLGQGFCKLVSAMVHIHIYMVFTIYSILLTVRFLHFYKKTQRTEFYRRLHGLGASALVWFILLLIMVPVVLIQYGNKGMPENECFKFGVEMEKGSVYTLNLVLSIFIITVSCLQTCIQVIILRSMILKYGPASSSQQEFWVQIKNLSFVLIMLTCLVPYHLFRLQYMKNHKNLHQINEVFLAITGLTCFDMLTFTGKNICKVCWT; this is encoded by the coding sequence ATGGCGATGAACACCACAGTCGGAAATATCACCAGCCCCGCGGTgacaagcaacccaacttctgtATCCACCTTGGCCTCGGAACACTTCACCAAGCCCTTCAGAGTCACCCTGATCATCATTTACACTGCAGTCCTTCTGGTTGGCATCACAGGCTTAACTGTCATGATCAGCTTGTTAAAAACCAACATTCGCTCGCTAACCACCATCGCCTTCTTGAATTTGATGGTCGCACACTTTCTTTTCCTGTTTACTGTGCCGTTCAGAATCTACTACTACGCATCCAAAGAGTGGCACCTGGGTCAGGGATTCTGTAAACTGGTCAGTGCCATGGTTCATATCCACATATACATGGTGTTTACCATCTACTCCATCCTTCTCACGGTTCGTTTCCTGCATTTTTACAAGAAAACGCAGCGGACCGAGTTCTATAGGAGGCTGCATGGCCTGGGTGCAAGCGCTCTGGTGTGGTTCATCCTGTTACTCATCATGGTACCCGTCGTGCTGATACAATACGGAAATAAAGGCATGCCAGAAAACGAGTGCTTCAAATTTGGAGTTGAAATGGAAAAAGGCTCTGTCTACACCCTGAACTTGGTTCTATCCATCTTTATTATCACGGTGTCGTGTCTTCAGACCTGCATCCAGGTGATCATCCTGCGCTCGATGATACTCAAGTACGGCCCTGCCAGCAGCTCCCAGCAGGAGTTTTGGGTCCAAATAAAAAACCTCAGCTTTGTACTCATCATGCTCACCTGCCTGGTACCATACCACCTTTTCAGGCTACAATACATGAAAAACCATAAAAACCTTCATCAGATAAACGAAGTGTTTCTGGCCATCACTGGGCTTACGTGTTTCGACATGCTGACGTTCACTGGGAAGAACATATGTAAAGTGTGCTGGACCTGA
- the LOC128013295 gene encoding hepatocyte nuclear factor 4-gamma-like isoform X4, producing the protein MQIVVGRGEENMPTEPDISQGENGVSSNCAICGDKATGKHYGASSCDGCKGFFRRSIRKSHVYSCRFNRQCVVDKDKRNQCRFCRLHKCFRAGMKKEAVQNERDRISSRRTMQDSHDLPPITALAHAEALSQQISPMGPADVSEKKSATISDVCESMKQQLLVLVEWAKYIPAFGELPLDDQVSLLRAHAGEHLLLGVAKRSMPYKDLLLLGNGCVVHRNCPEPEISRVSNRVLDELVLPFQDIQIDDNEYAALKAIVFFDPDAKSLRDPSKIKAMRYQVQMSLEDYINDRQYDSRGRFGELLLLLPTLQSITWQMIEQLQFIKLFGLAKIDNLLQEMLLGGLTTEQPHLHHNGHPQIPIMGQTLVISSIPGPAHSQQMASPDTPIPSPTSVQEVYKPPGSPNLLLLPQPMPNRPSPEHPL; encoded by the exons ATGCAAATCGTTGTTGGACGTGGAGAAG AAAACATGCCGACAGAGCCAGACATCAGTCAAGGAGAAAATGGCGTGAGCTCCAACTGCGCAATCTGTGGCGATAAAGCCACAGGTAAACATTATGGTGCCTCCAGCTGTGATGGCTGCAAAGGATTCTTCCGCCGGAGCATCCGGAAAAGTCATGTCTACTCTTGCAG GTTTAACCGTCAGTGTGTTGTTGATAAAGACAAAAGGAATCAGTGCCGTTTCTGCAGACTTCACAAATGCTTTCGAGCTGGAATGAAGAAAGAAG CTGTGCAAAATGAACGGGACCGTATCAGCTCGAGGAGGACCATGCAAGACTCCCATGACCTGCCGCCAATCACTGCCCTGGCTCACGCTGAAGCTCTCTCGCAGCAG ATCAGCCCAATGGGCCCTGCTGATGTTTCAGAGAAAAAATCAGCCACTATCAGTGACGTCTGTGAATCTATGAAGCAACAGCTGCTTGTTCTGGTAGAGTGGGCTAAATACATCCCAGCCTTCGGCGAATTGCCACTTGATGACCAG GTTAGTTTATTAAGAGCTCATGCCGGAGAGCATCTTCTGCTCGGTGTGGCTAAAAGGTCAATGCCATACAAAGATCTCTTGCTTCTAG GAAATGGGTGCGTTGTCCATCGAAACTGCCCAGAGCCAGAAATCAGTCGCGTATCTAACCGAGTCTTGGATGAACTGGTTCTACCCTTCCAGGACATCCAAATTGATGACAATGAATACGCAGCTCTAAAGGCAATTGTGTTCTTCGACCCTG ACGCCAAAAGCTTAAGAGATCCTTCCAAGATCAAGGCAATGCGCTATCAGGTTCAAATGAGTCTGGAAGACTACATTAATGACCGGCAGTATGACTCGCGTGGGCGATTCGGGGAGCTTTTGCTGCTTCTTCCTACTCTGCAAAGCATCACCTGGCAGATGATTGAGCAGCTACAGTTTATCAAGCTTTTCGGTCTCGCCAAGATAGATAACCTGCTGCAGGAGATGCTTCTTGGGG gTCTAACCACGGAGCAACCTCATTTACATCACAATGGTCACCCTCAGATTCCAATAATGGGACAGACCCTAGTCATTAGCTCCATCCCAGGACCTGCACACTCACAGCAGATGG CATCCCCAGATACCCCCATTCCATCTCCCACTTCAGTACAGGAGGTGTACAAGCCCCCCGGCAGCCCGAATCTCTTGCTCCTGCCACAGCCCATGCCAAACAGACCCTCTCCCGAGCATCCTCTTTGA
- the LOC128013295 gene encoding hepatocyte nuclear factor 4-gamma-like isoform X3, which yields MQIVVGRGEENMPTEPDISQGENGVSSNCAICGDKATGKHYGASSCDGCKGFFRRSIRKSHVYSCRFNRQCVVDKDKRNQCRFCRLHKCFRAGMKKEAVQNERDRISSRRTMQDSHDLPPITALAHAEALSQQQISPMGPADVSEKKSATISDVCESMKQQLLVLVEWAKYIPAFGELPLDDQVSLLRAHAGEHLLLGVAKRSMPYKDLLLLGNGCVVHRNCPEPEISRVSNRVLDELVLPFQDIQIDDNEYAALKAIVFFDPDAKSLRDPSKIKAMRYQVQMSLEDYINDRQYDSRGRFGELLLLLPTLQSITWQMIEQLQFIKLFGLAKIDNLLQEMLLGGLTTEQPHLHHNGHPQIPIMGQTLVISSIPGPAHSQQMASPDTPIPSPTSVQEVYKPPGSPNLLLLPQPMPNRPSPEHPL from the exons ATGCAAATCGTTGTTGGACGTGGAGAAG AAAACATGCCGACAGAGCCAGACATCAGTCAAGGAGAAAATGGCGTGAGCTCCAACTGCGCAATCTGTGGCGATAAAGCCACAGGTAAACATTATGGTGCCTCCAGCTGTGATGGCTGCAAAGGATTCTTCCGCCGGAGCATCCGGAAAAGTCATGTCTACTCTTGCAG GTTTAACCGTCAGTGTGTTGTTGATAAAGACAAAAGGAATCAGTGCCGTTTCTGCAGACTTCACAAATGCTTTCGAGCTGGAATGAAGAAAGAAG CTGTGCAAAATGAACGGGACCGTATCAGCTCGAGGAGGACCATGCAAGACTCCCATGACCTGCCGCCAATCACTGCCCTGGCTCACGCTGAAGCTCTCTCGCAGCAG CAGATCAGCCCAATGGGCCCTGCTGATGTTTCAGAGAAAAAATCAGCCACTATCAGTGACGTCTGTGAATCTATGAAGCAACAGCTGCTTGTTCTGGTAGAGTGGGCTAAATACATCCCAGCCTTCGGCGAATTGCCACTTGATGACCAG GTTAGTTTATTAAGAGCTCATGCCGGAGAGCATCTTCTGCTCGGTGTGGCTAAAAGGTCAATGCCATACAAAGATCTCTTGCTTCTAG GAAATGGGTGCGTTGTCCATCGAAACTGCCCAGAGCCAGAAATCAGTCGCGTATCTAACCGAGTCTTGGATGAACTGGTTCTACCCTTCCAGGACATCCAAATTGATGACAATGAATACGCAGCTCTAAAGGCAATTGTGTTCTTCGACCCTG ACGCCAAAAGCTTAAGAGATCCTTCCAAGATCAAGGCAATGCGCTATCAGGTTCAAATGAGTCTGGAAGACTACATTAATGACCGGCAGTATGACTCGCGTGGGCGATTCGGGGAGCTTTTGCTGCTTCTTCCTACTCTGCAAAGCATCACCTGGCAGATGATTGAGCAGCTACAGTTTATCAAGCTTTTCGGTCTCGCCAAGATAGATAACCTGCTGCAGGAGATGCTTCTTGGGG gTCTAACCACGGAGCAACCTCATTTACATCACAATGGTCACCCTCAGATTCCAATAATGGGACAGACCCTAGTCATTAGCTCCATCCCAGGACCTGCACACTCACAGCAGATGG CATCCCCAGATACCCCCATTCCATCTCCCACTTCAGTACAGGAGGTGTACAAGCCCCCCGGCAGCCCGAATCTCTTGCTCCTGCCACAGCCCATGCCAAACAGACCCTCTCCCGAGCATCCTCTTTGA